One window of the Amycolatopsis mediterranei genome contains the following:
- a CDS encoding TIGR01777 family oxidoreductase: MRVLIAGASGLIGSALGERLRREGHEVRRLVRREAREGGEFRWDPPSGTVASGAFEGVDAVVNLGGQRLFPGRWSAMRKQQLIDSRVEPTEVLAEAVAEHGIGVLVNASAVGYYGHTHESIVDESAPRGRGFLAELCETWEAATAAAGDARVVRIRTGLVLSAKGGLYGTLRPLFALCLGGRLGNGRQYMPWISLEDEAGAIVHVLTHDDVSGPVNLTGPEPVTNAEFTRAVGRALHRPAPWWVPGVALKAVLGQAGEEMALFGQRAVPAVLERSGYEFRHRNLDSALAAA; this comes from the coding sequence ATGCGAGTACTCATCGCCGGAGCGAGCGGCTTGATCGGGTCGGCGCTGGGCGAACGCCTGCGGCGCGAGGGCCACGAAGTCCGCCGCCTGGTGCGGCGCGAAGCCCGCGAAGGCGGCGAATTCCGGTGGGACCCGCCGTCGGGCACCGTCGCGAGCGGCGCCTTCGAGGGTGTCGACGCCGTCGTGAACCTGGGCGGGCAGCGGCTGTTCCCCGGGCGGTGGAGCGCGATGCGCAAGCAGCAGCTCATCGACAGCCGGGTGGAGCCCACCGAGGTGCTCGCCGAAGCCGTGGCCGAACACGGGATCGGCGTGCTCGTCAACGCCTCCGCCGTCGGGTACTACGGCCACACCCATGAGTCCATTGTGGACGAGTCCGCGCCGCGCGGCCGGGGTTTCCTGGCCGAGCTGTGCGAAACGTGGGAAGCGGCGACGGCGGCCGCCGGGGACGCGCGGGTCGTGCGGATCCGGACGGGGCTCGTCCTGTCCGCGAAGGGCGGGTTGTACGGCACGCTGCGCCCGCTCTTCGCCCTGTGCCTGGGCGGCCGGCTCGGCAACGGCCGCCAGTACATGCCGTGGATCTCCCTCGAGGACGAGGCCGGCGCGATCGTGCACGTCCTCACGCACGACGACGTCTCCGGGCCGGTGAACCTGACCGGCCCGGAACCGGTGACCAACGCCGAGTTCACCCGGGCCGTCGGCCGCGCGCTGCACCGGCCCGCGCCGTGGTGGGTGCCCGGGGTGGCGCTCAAGGCGGTGCTCGGCCAGGCCGGTGAGGAGATGGCGCTGTTCGGGCAGCGGGCCGTCCCGGCCGTGCTGGAGCGGTCGGGGTACGAGTTCCGGCACCGGAACCTGGACAGCGCGCTCGCCGCGGCATGA
- a CDS encoding TAXI family TRAP transporter solute-binding subunit: MKRAVAAAAVLALAVTGCGGKQQTDQAAPGGTQSCEAGEGRITIATGNSGGVYYVLGGGLAQLISTNTKLRATAAETGASVQNIQQLVAGNYDVAFSLADTAADAVNGKGSFDGKPQKIQALSRIYPNSTQVLVRTDAGISSVADMKGKRISTGSPKSGTEVIANRLLQAAGLKPDTDVQAQRLDLAKTADGMKAGTLDGLVWSGGLPTAQITDITTAMKDKVKFLDITPLLPALKKVNPVYDQAVIPKAAYAQPADVPTVVVPNLLLVREDFPAGNACAITKLIFDKQAELAKVHPAAKEISRQLATQTDPVPLHPGAKQALG, from the coding sequence ATGAAACGCGCAGTCGCCGCCGCCGCGGTGCTCGCTCTGGCCGTCACCGGCTGCGGCGGGAAACAGCAGACCGACCAGGCCGCCCCGGGCGGCACGCAGTCCTGCGAAGCCGGCGAAGGCCGCATCACCATCGCCACCGGCAACAGCGGCGGCGTGTACTACGTGCTGGGCGGCGGGCTGGCCCAGCTGATCAGCACCAACACGAAGCTGCGCGCAACGGCCGCGGAGACCGGGGCGTCGGTGCAGAACATCCAGCAGCTGGTCGCCGGCAACTACGACGTCGCGTTCTCGCTGGCCGACACCGCGGCCGACGCGGTCAACGGCAAGGGCTCCTTCGACGGCAAGCCGCAGAAGATCCAGGCGCTGTCCCGGATCTACCCGAATTCGACGCAGGTGCTGGTGCGCACGGACGCCGGGATCAGCAGCGTCGCGGACATGAAGGGCAAGCGGATCTCGACCGGCTCGCCGAAGTCCGGCACCGAGGTGATCGCGAACCGCCTCCTGCAGGCGGCCGGGCTCAAGCCCGACACCGACGTCCAGGCGCAGCGGCTGGACCTGGCCAAGACCGCGGACGGCATGAAGGCGGGCACCCTCGACGGGCTGGTCTGGTCCGGCGGGCTGCCGACCGCGCAGATCACCGACATCACCACGGCCATGAAGGACAAGGTGAAGTTCCTCGACATCACGCCGCTGCTGCCCGCGCTGAAGAAGGTCAACCCGGTCTACGACCAGGCCGTGATCCCGAAGGCGGCCTACGCGCAGCCCGCGGACGTGCCGACGGTGGTGGTGCCCAACCTGCTGCTGGTGCGCGAGGACTTCCCGGCGGGCAACGCGTGCGCGATCACGAAGCTGATCTTCGACAAGCAGGCGGAGCTGGCGAAGGTGCATCCGGCGGCGAAGGAGATCTCGCGGCAGCTGGCGACCCAGACCGACCCGGTGCCGCTGCACCCGGGCGCCAAACAAGCCCTGGGCTAG
- the lipB gene encoding lipoyl(octanoyl) transferase LipB encodes MSSSRTSCRASTEPVDVRELGTIDYTEAWELQRSRLTERADGTAPDTMFLLQHPSVYTAGKRTEPADRPVDGTPVIDVDRGGKITWHGPGQLVGYPIVKLADPIDVVHYVRRLEEALIHVCDQLGVASGRVEGRSGVWIPADDRGIERKIAAIGIRVQRGVTMHGFELNCNADLAAFDSIVPCGIRDAGVTSLSYELQRDVTVEAVLPLARDAVLAALEGELPVSEDRWLPRAEAPQAPGVTFALQN; translated from the coding sequence GTGAGTTCTTCCCGCACTTCCTGCCGCGCCAGCACCGAGCCCGTCGACGTCCGGGAACTCGGCACGATCGACTACACCGAAGCCTGGGAGCTCCAGCGCAGCCGGCTCACCGAGCGCGCCGACGGCACCGCACCGGACACGATGTTCCTGCTGCAGCACCCGTCGGTGTACACGGCGGGCAAGCGCACCGAGCCGGCCGACCGGCCGGTGGACGGCACCCCGGTGATCGACGTCGACCGCGGCGGCAAGATCACCTGGCACGGCCCGGGCCAGCTGGTCGGCTACCCGATCGTGAAGCTCGCCGACCCGATCGACGTCGTGCACTACGTGCGGCGCCTGGAGGAGGCGCTGATCCACGTGTGCGACCAGCTCGGCGTGGCGAGCGGCCGCGTGGAGGGCCGCAGCGGCGTGTGGATCCCGGCCGACGACCGCGGCATCGAGCGCAAGATCGCGGCGATCGGCATCCGCGTCCAGCGCGGCGTGACGATGCACGGCTTCGAGCTGAACTGCAACGCGGACCTGGCGGCGTTCGATTCGATCGTCCCGTGCGGCATCCGCGACGCGGGCGTGACGTCGCTGTCGTACGAGCTCCAGCGGGACGTGACGGTGGAAGCCGTCCTCCCCCTGGCCCGCGACGCGGTGTTGGCTGCCCTCGAAGGCGAGCTCCCGGTCAGCGAGGACCGCTGGCTCCCCCGCGCCGAAGCCCCGCAGGCCCCCGGCGTCACTTTCGCCCTCCAGAACTGA
- a CDS encoding oxidoreductase: MTQRWSEADIADQSGRTVLVTGANSGLGLRTAEVLAGKGARVLLACRSAERGAKALETVKAAAAGTEPELIPLDLSELASVRAAAASVRERTGDALDVLINNAGVMATARGRTADGFELQFGTNHLGHAALTWLLLPALRGGRHARVVALSSLAAVGARIDLEDPNAEHRRYNPATAYGQSKLANQVFALELDRRLRAAGDDVLSVAAHPGYTATGLGSGMARSYTNPVVRSIIAGGHRIGEALFAQNVRQGALPQLYAATADGVEGGDYIAPGSLGGVRGHPVKVRPLPAARSESLGAALWDVTAKLTGVTPDPA; the protein is encoded by the coding sequence ATGACTCAGCGCTGGAGCGAAGCCGACATCGCCGACCAGAGCGGCCGGACCGTCCTGGTCACCGGGGCGAACTCCGGTCTGGGGCTGCGCACCGCCGAGGTGCTCGCGGGCAAGGGGGCCCGCGTGCTCCTCGCCTGCCGCTCCGCCGAGCGCGGCGCGAAAGCACTCGAGACCGTGAAAGCGGCCGCCGCGGGCACCGAACCCGAGCTCATCCCGTTGGACCTGAGCGAGCTCGCCTCGGTGCGCGCGGCCGCCGCGTCGGTGCGGGAACGCACCGGTGACGCGCTGGACGTGCTGATCAACAACGCCGGCGTGATGGCGACCGCCCGCGGCCGCACCGCCGACGGCTTCGAGCTGCAGTTCGGCACCAACCACCTCGGGCACGCGGCGCTCACCTGGCTGCTGCTGCCCGCCTTGCGCGGCGGACGGCACGCCCGCGTCGTCGCGCTGTCGAGCCTGGCCGCCGTCGGCGCCCGGATCGACCTCGAAGACCCCAACGCCGAGCACCGCCGCTACAACCCGGCCACCGCGTACGGGCAGTCGAAGCTCGCCAACCAGGTGTTCGCCCTGGAACTCGACCGGCGGCTGCGCGCGGCAGGCGACGACGTCCTCAGCGTCGCCGCCCACCCCGGCTACACCGCCACCGGCCTCGGCAGCGGGATGGCGCGCTCGTACACCAATCCGGTCGTCCGCTCGATCATCGCCGGCGGCCACCGGATCGGCGAAGCGCTCTTCGCGCAGAACGTCCGCCAGGGCGCGCTGCCGCAGCTGTACGCGGCCACGGCGGACGGCGTCGAGGGCGGCGACTACATCGCCCCGGGCAGCCTCGGCGGCGTCCGCGGCCACCCGGTCAAGGTGCGCCCGCTGCCGGCCGCGCGGAGCGAGTCGCTGGGAGCTGCGTTGTGGGACGTCACCGCGAAGCTGACCGGCGTCACCCCGGATCCCGCGTAG
- the sucB gene encoding 2-oxoglutarate dehydrogenase, E2 component, dihydrolipoamide succinyltransferase: protein MAYSVTLPELGESVTEGTVTRWLKQEGDTVEVDEPLLEISTDKVDTEVPSPVAGTVVKISAQEDETVEVGGELAVIDDGTGGVPESSSSSAAPAQEEQQESEPEPEQSSEPEPQAEDSAPSKPDTAPAAGGEGTEVKLPELGESVTEGTVTRWLKAVGDSVEVDEPLLEISTDKVDTEVPSPVAGTVLEIRAGEDETVEVGGVLAVIGDAGAAPKAESKPEPKPEPKPEPQPEPKPEPVQEAKPEPKPEPKPEPQAAPAAKAAEAAPAAAAKDGSADGPYVTPLVRKLASEHGIDLASLTGSGVGGRIRKQDVLAAAEEKQKAAAAPAPAAAAPAAAAAPAAPAARPAAAVSPELAALRGTVQKASRIRQITATKTRESLQIAAQLTQVQEVDVTKIAKLRQRAKAGFKEREGVNLTFLPFFAKATVEALKQHPNVNASYNEDTKEITYHGAVHLGIAVDTERGLLSVVIHDAGELSLAGLAHRIADLAGRARAGQIKPDELSGGTFSITNIGSVGALFDTPIIVQPQSGILGTGAVVKRPVVIADADGNDTIAVRSMAYLPLTYDHRLVDGADAGRFLTTIKQRLEEGNFESELGL, encoded by the coding sequence ATGGCCTACTCCGTCACATTGCCGGAGCTCGGGGAGAGCGTCACCGAAGGCACCGTCACCCGGTGGCTTAAGCAGGAGGGCGACACCGTCGAGGTCGACGAGCCGTTGCTCGAGATCTCGACCGACAAGGTCGACACCGAGGTGCCCTCCCCGGTGGCGGGCACGGTCGTGAAGATCAGCGCCCAGGAGGACGAGACCGTCGAGGTCGGCGGCGAGCTCGCCGTCATCGACGACGGCACCGGCGGCGTGCCGGAGTCCTCTTCTTCTTCCGCCGCCCCGGCCCAGGAAGAGCAGCAGGAGTCCGAGCCGGAGCCGGAGCAGTCGTCCGAGCCCGAGCCGCAGGCCGAGGACAGCGCGCCGAGCAAGCCGGACACCGCGCCGGCCGCCGGTGGCGAAGGCACCGAGGTGAAACTGCCCGAGCTGGGCGAGAGCGTCACCGAGGGCACCGTCACGCGCTGGCTGAAGGCGGTCGGCGACTCGGTCGAGGTCGACGAGCCGCTGCTCGAGATCTCCACCGACAAGGTCGACACCGAGGTGCCGTCGCCGGTCGCCGGCACGGTGCTGGAGATCCGCGCGGGCGAGGACGAGACCGTCGAGGTCGGCGGCGTCCTGGCCGTGATCGGCGACGCCGGTGCGGCGCCGAAGGCGGAGTCGAAGCCGGAGCCCAAGCCCGAGCCGAAGCCGGAACCCCAGCCGGAGCCGAAGCCCGAGCCGGTTCAGGAGGCCAAGCCCGAGCCCAAGCCGGAACCGAAGCCCGAGCCGCAGGCCGCCCCCGCGGCCAAGGCGGCCGAAGCGGCCCCGGCCGCCGCGGCGAAGGACGGTTCGGCGGACGGCCCGTACGTCACGCCGCTGGTCCGCAAGCTCGCGTCGGAGCACGGCATCGACCTCGCGTCGCTGACCGGCAGCGGCGTCGGCGGCCGGATCCGCAAGCAGGACGTCCTGGCCGCGGCCGAGGAGAAGCAGAAGGCCGCCGCCGCTCCGGCGCCGGCCGCGGCCGCTCCGGCTGCCGCCGCTGCCCCGGCGGCGCCCGCCGCGCGTCCGGCGGCCGCGGTGTCGCCGGAACTGGCCGCGCTGCGCGGCACCGTGCAGAAGGCCAGCCGGATCCGCCAGATCACGGCCACCAAGACCCGCGAGTCGCTGCAGATCGCCGCGCAGCTCACGCAGGTCCAGGAGGTCGACGTCACGAAGATCGCCAAGCTGCGGCAGCGGGCGAAGGCGGGCTTCAAGGAGCGCGAGGGCGTCAACCTGACGTTCCTGCCGTTCTTCGCGAAGGCCACGGTCGAGGCGCTCAAGCAGCACCCGAACGTCAACGCGTCCTACAACGAGGACACGAAGGAGATCACCTACCACGGCGCCGTGCACCTGGGCATCGCGGTGGACACCGAGCGCGGGCTGCTCTCGGTCGTGATCCACGACGCGGGCGAGCTGAGCCTGGCCGGTCTCGCGCACCGGATCGCCGACCTGGCGGGCCGCGCGCGGGCGGGCCAGATCAAGCCGGACGAGCTGTCGGGCGGCACCTTCTCGATCACGAACATCGGCAGCGTCGGCGCGTTGTTCGACACGCCGATCATCGTGCAGCCGCAGTCGGGCATTCTCGGCACCGGCGCGGTCGTCAAGCGCCCGGTGGTGATCGCGGACGCCGACGGCAACGACACGATCGCCGTCCGGTCGATGGCGTACCTCCCGCTGACCTACGACCACCGCCTGGTGGACGGGGCCGACGCGGGCCGCTTCCTGACGACGATCAAGCAGCGCCTGGAAGAGGGCAACTTCGAGAGCGAACTCGGCCTCTGA
- a CDS encoding phosphatase PAP2 family protein: MSVRLQRWLVVGLVFSAAFVLLGLSVARQPLALDVAVSKALHGVYAQPLGRVAQAGSDVLGPVLPYVLGAALLALALRRREHFGLCVRLAVVLLLCRLTSLVFKPIFLRERPRDYPELSYPSGHVVSVASTGFVLLLLCAWVWPRLVKRVAAAVAVAVVLSAACRVVLGVHWVTDTIGAVLAVTGVGLLSACALRLLPPGDGRSLDG, translated from the coding sequence ATGAGTGTCCGGCTGCAGCGCTGGCTGGTCGTGGGCCTGGTGTTCTCGGCCGCGTTCGTCCTGCTCGGGCTGAGCGTGGCGCGGCAGCCGCTGGCCCTCGACGTCGCGGTCTCGAAGGCGCTTCACGGCGTGTACGCGCAGCCGCTCGGGCGGGTCGCGCAGGCGGGCAGCGACGTCCTCGGCCCGGTGCTCCCCTACGTCCTCGGCGCCGCGCTGCTGGCCCTGGCGCTGCGGCGGCGCGAGCACTTCGGCCTGTGCGTCCGGCTGGCCGTCGTGCTGCTGTTGTGCCGGCTGACCAGCTTGGTGTTCAAGCCGATCTTCCTGCGGGAACGCCCGCGCGACTACCCGGAGCTGAGTTATCCGAGCGGGCACGTGGTGTCGGTGGCGAGCACCGGGTTCGTCCTGCTCCTGCTGTGCGCGTGGGTGTGGCCGCGGCTGGTCAAGCGCGTGGCGGCAGCCGTCGCGGTGGCGGTGGTGCTGTCGGCCGCCTGCCGCGTCGTGCTCGGCGTGCACTGGGTGACGGACACGATCGGCGCAGTGCTGGCGGTGACCGGTGTCGGGCTGCTCTCAGCGTGCGCCTTGCGGCTGCTTCCCCCGGGTGACGGGCGTAGCCTCGACGGGTGA
- a CDS encoding LLM class F420-dependent oxidoreductase gives MDLRIFTEPQQGASYDDLLRVAKATEAAGYDAFFRSDHYLKMGSADGLPGPTDAWITLAGLARETSRIRLGTLVTAATFRHPGPLAISVAQVDQMSGGRVEFGFGAGWYDAEHAAYGLTLPPLKERFDRYAEQLEIITGLWKTPAGSTYSFAGEHYTLSASPALPKPAQSPAPPVIIGGGGKKRTPALAARFADEFNLPFTDAETAAAQFARVEAAAAEIGRDPKEILRSVALVIAVGRSDAEVAQRASVIGRDVDELRANGLAGSPAEVVDRIGQWREKTGVTRVYLQLLDLSDLDQIDLVAAEVAPQLD, from the coding sequence GTGGACTTGAGGATCTTCACCGAGCCCCAGCAAGGGGCCAGCTACGACGACCTGCTGCGCGTCGCCAAGGCGACCGAAGCCGCCGGGTACGACGCCTTCTTCCGCAGCGACCACTACCTGAAGATGGGCTCGGCCGACGGCCTGCCCGGCCCGACCGACGCGTGGATCACCCTCGCCGGCCTGGCCAGGGAGACCAGCCGGATCCGGCTCGGCACGCTCGTCACCGCGGCGACGTTCCGGCACCCGGGCCCGCTGGCCATCTCCGTGGCGCAGGTCGACCAGATGTCCGGGGGCCGCGTCGAATTCGGCTTCGGCGCCGGCTGGTACGACGCTGAGCACGCGGCATACGGCCTGACGCTGCCGCCGCTGAAGGAGCGCTTCGACCGCTACGCCGAGCAGCTCGAGATCATCACCGGGCTGTGGAAGACGCCGGCGGGCTCGACGTACTCGTTCGCGGGTGAGCACTACACGCTGTCGGCCTCGCCGGCGCTGCCGAAGCCGGCGCAGTCCCCGGCTCCGCCGGTGATCATCGGCGGTGGCGGCAAGAAGCGCACCCCGGCACTGGCGGCCCGGTTCGCCGACGAGTTCAACCTGCCGTTCACCGACGCGGAGACGGCGGCGGCCCAGTTCGCCCGCGTCGAGGCCGCGGCGGCGGAGATCGGCCGCGACCCGAAGGAGATCCTGCGGTCGGTCGCGCTGGTGATCGCGGTCGGCCGGTCCGACGCGGAGGTCGCCCAGCGGGCTTCGGTGATCGGGCGGGACGTCGACGAACTGCGGGCCAACGGCCTGGCCGGGTCGCCCGCGGAGGTCGTCGACCGGATCGGGCAGTGGCGGGAGAAGACCGGGGTCACGCGGGTTTATCTGCAGCTGCTGGATCTGTCGGACCTGGACCAGATCGACCTGGTTGCCGCCGAGGTGGCGCCGCAGCTGGACTGA
- a CDS encoding TetR/AcrR family transcriptional regulator, producing MRSRRLDYSESTRSALVDSAVELFTKRGYAGTSLDEIAKRARVTKGALYHHFSGKQALFEAAFDQVESLVYDRLDKIMTGEGTPWERALGGLNAFIRACLDPAYQRIAIHEAPVVMGWERWREAEERCSFGLVRSGLQSLIDAGEVEPVPVEVTARLLFGALSSAATEIASSPDPKKVGAEIEDVIVRMLVRLRRTEPDVSIG from the coding sequence ATGAGGTCCAGACGACTCGACTACTCCGAGTCGACGCGGTCCGCGCTGGTCGACAGCGCGGTCGAACTGTTCACCAAACGGGGTTACGCGGGAACCTCGCTCGACGAGATCGCCAAACGCGCCCGGGTGACCAAGGGCGCGCTGTACCACCACTTCAGCGGCAAGCAGGCGTTGTTCGAAGCCGCGTTCGACCAGGTCGAGAGCCTCGTCTACGACCGGCTCGACAAGATCATGACCGGCGAGGGCACGCCGTGGGAACGGGCGCTCGGCGGGCTCAACGCGTTCATCCGCGCCTGCCTCGACCCCGCCTACCAGCGGATCGCCATCCACGAGGCGCCGGTCGTGATGGGCTGGGAACGCTGGCGCGAGGCCGAGGAGCGGTGCAGCTTCGGGCTGGTCCGCTCGGGCCTGCAGTCGCTGATCGACGCGGGCGAGGTCGAGCCGGTGCCGGTCGAGGTCACCGCGCGGCTGCTGTTCGGCGCGCTGTCGAGCGCGGCGACCGAAATCGCCAGTTCGCCCGACCCGAAGAAGGTCGGCGCCGAGATCGAAGACGTGATCGTCCGCATGCTGGTCCGGCTGAGGCGCACGGAGCCCGACGTCTCTATAGGCTGA
- a CDS encoding SMI1/KNR4 family protein, producing MQDYLEAAVRDVLTAPEARVDDQVGYAALLLAVSGALDEADRLVTQWLARTERPVTALATDPVRARAWAMLFEARGARPDWAEGLPPLDLDLEERRHAASLRRPVSDLEGVLPPGPVAEVVKQVAPARPDRERTALADGDLGLWVSLAGPHPDVATLAATRALAPALVAGADPLGLRDWAPECAGALVAALHERYPPDLGTWPELVAEITRLRGGASTPPPASEAAIRSAELRLGVELPADHREFLRTCDGLPADVVFPRLLGTADLRAEHGVVVLSDPAVLLLSAGHVVEVDPVLGTTVHPSFRAALGRHAALLAQAT from the coding sequence GTGCAGGACTACCTCGAAGCGGCGGTCCGCGACGTTCTGACGGCGCCCGAGGCGCGCGTCGACGACCAGGTGGGTTACGCGGCCTTGCTGCTCGCGGTCTCCGGCGCCCTCGACGAAGCCGACCGGCTGGTCACGCAGTGGCTGGCCCGGACCGAACGACCGGTGACCGCGCTGGCCACCGACCCCGTGCGCGCTCGCGCGTGGGCGATGCTCTTCGAAGCCCGGGGAGCGCGGCCGGATTGGGCCGAGGGCCTCCCGCCGCTCGACTTGGATCTTGAGGAACGCAGACACGCTGCTTCGTTGCGTCGTCCGGTCTCCGATTTGGAAGGTGTCCTGCCGCCGGGCCCGGTCGCCGAGGTGGTCAAGCAGGTGGCGCCGGCGCGCCCGGACCGGGAGCGCACCGCCCTCGCGGACGGTGACCTGGGCCTTTGGGTTTCCCTCGCCGGGCCGCACCCGGACGTCGCGACGCTGGCGGCCACCCGTGCGCTGGCTCCCGCGCTGGTGGCGGGTGCGGACCCGCTCGGCCTTCGAGACTGGGCGCCGGAGTGCGCGGGGGCGCTGGTCGCGGCCCTGCACGAGCGGTACCCGCCGGACCTCGGCACCTGGCCGGAGCTGGTCGCGGAGATCACGCGCCTGCGTGGCGGCGCATCGACCCCGCCTCCGGCGTCGGAGGCGGCGATCCGCTCGGCCGAGCTGCGGCTGGGCGTCGAGCTGCCCGCCGACCACCGCGAATTCCTGCGCACCTGCGACGGCCTGCCCGCGGACGTCGTGTTCCCGCGGCTGCTCGGCACGGCGGACCTGCGTGCCGAGCACGGCGTCGTGGTCCTGTCGGACCCGGCGGTGCTGCTCCTTTCGGCGGGGCACGTCGTCGAGGTGGACCCGGTGCTGGGCACGACGGTCCACCCGTCGTTCCGCGCCGCGCTGGGCCGGCACGCCGCGCTGCTCGCCCAAGCCACGTAG
- the lpdA gene encoding dihydrolipoyl dehydrogenase, with protein MTDTSADLVILGGGSGGYAAAFRAAELGLSVTLIEKDKLGGTCLHRGCIPTKALLHAAEVADETREAEAVGVKAVFEGIDIAGVNKYKDGIVARLYKGLQGLAKAHKVNLVEGSGTFVGGTTVEVDGTRYTGKNVILATGSYSRTLPGLELGGRIIASEQALSLDYVPKKVVVLGGGVIGVEFASVWASFGVDVTIVEALPRLVPNEDEFASKQLERAFRRRKIAFKTGVKFTGAKQDDNGVSVSLESGETIEADLLLVAVGRGPNSAGHGYEEAGVKIERGFVLTDERLRTNLPGVYAVGDIVPGLQLAHRGFQQGIFVAEEIAGQNPRVIDESGIPRVTYSHPEVASVGLTESQAKDKYGSDVTTFTYDLGGNGKSQILKTSGGVKLVKAPDGPVVGVHMVGDRVGELIGEAQLIYSWEAFPEDVAPLIHAHPTQTEALGEAFLALAGKPLHVHS; from the coding sequence GTGACCGACACCTCCGCCGACCTCGTGATCCTGGGAGGCGGATCGGGCGGCTACGCCGCGGCGTTCCGCGCGGCCGAGCTGGGCCTTTCCGTCACGCTGATCGAGAAGGACAAGCTGGGCGGGACGTGCCTCCACCGGGGCTGCATCCCGACCAAGGCCCTGCTCCACGCCGCCGAGGTCGCCGACGAGACCCGGGAAGCCGAAGCGGTCGGCGTCAAGGCCGTCTTCGAGGGCATCGACATCGCCGGGGTCAACAAGTACAAGGACGGGATCGTCGCCCGCCTGTACAAGGGCCTGCAGGGCCTGGCCAAGGCGCACAAGGTGAACCTCGTCGAGGGCAGCGGCACGTTCGTCGGCGGCACGACCGTCGAGGTGGACGGCACCCGCTACACCGGCAAGAACGTCATCCTCGCCACCGGCTCGTACTCGCGCACGCTGCCCGGCCTGGAGCTCGGCGGGCGCATCATCGCCAGCGAGCAGGCCCTGTCCCTCGACTACGTGCCCAAGAAGGTCGTGGTCCTCGGCGGCGGCGTCATCGGCGTCGAGTTCGCCAGCGTGTGGGCCTCCTTCGGCGTCGACGTCACCATCGTCGAGGCCCTGCCGCGGCTGGTCCCGAACGAGGACGAGTTCGCGTCCAAGCAGCTCGAGCGCGCCTTCCGCCGCCGCAAGATCGCCTTCAAGACCGGGGTGAAGTTCACCGGCGCGAAGCAGGACGACAACGGCGTGAGCGTTTCGCTGGAGTCCGGCGAGACCATCGAGGCCGACCTGCTGCTGGTCGCCGTCGGCCGCGGGCCGAACTCGGCCGGCCACGGCTACGAGGAGGCCGGCGTCAAGATCGAGCGCGGTTTCGTCCTCACCGACGAGCGGCTGCGCACGAACCTGCCAGGAGTCTACGCCGTCGGCGACATCGTCCCCGGCCTGCAGCTCGCGCACCGCGGCTTCCAGCAGGGCATCTTCGTCGCCGAGGAGATCGCCGGGCAGAACCCGCGCGTGATCGACGAGAGCGGCATCCCGCGGGTCACCTACTCGCACCCGGAGGTCGCGTCGGTCGGGCTGACCGAGTCGCAGGCGAAGGACAAGTACGGCTCCGACGTCACGACGTTCACCTACGACCTCGGCGGCAACGGCAAGAGCCAGATCCTCAAGACCTCCGGCGGGGTCAAGCTGGTCAAGGCCCCGGACGGCCCGGTCGTCGGCGTGCACATGGTCGGCGACCGCGTCGGCGAGCTGATCGGTGAAGCGCAGTTGATCTACAGCTGGGAGGCTTTCCCCGAAGACGTCGCACCGCTCATCCACGCGCACCCCACCCAGACCGAGGCCCTCGGTGAAGCGTTCCTCGCCCTCGCGGGGAAGCCGCTGCACGTGCACAGCTGA
- a CDS encoding GNAT family N-acetyltransferase → MTTLTAEQITRENVAAACQLAVEPHQKDFVAPVAVSLAEAYTQPEVAWPRLILRDGEPVAFVMGAFDPDAEFDFFRCGIWRLNVGAGVQGRGYGRFAVETVLAEARRRGQRTATVLWLPAEGGPEDFYLKLGFRPTGQTHHGEVVGRIDL, encoded by the coding sequence GTGACCACTCTCACCGCGGAGCAGATCACCCGCGAGAACGTCGCCGCCGCGTGCCAGCTGGCCGTCGAACCGCACCAGAAGGACTTCGTCGCGCCGGTCGCCGTCTCGCTCGCCGAGGCCTACACCCAGCCGGAAGTGGCCTGGCCCCGGCTGATCCTGCGGGACGGGGAACCGGTCGCCTTCGTCATGGGCGCGTTCGACCCGGACGCCGAGTTCGACTTCTTCCGCTGCGGGATCTGGCGGCTCAACGTCGGCGCCGGGGTCCAGGGCCGCGGCTACGGCCGGTTCGCCGTCGAAACCGTCCTGGCCGAGGCCCGGCGGCGGGGCCAGCGGACGGCCACCGTGCTGTGGCTCCCCGCCGAGGGCGGTCCGGAGGACTTCTACCTCAAGCTGGGCTTCCGCCCCACCGGACAGACCCACCACGGCGAGGTCGTCGGCCGGATCGACCTCTAA